One genomic segment of Anguilla anguilla isolate fAngAng1 chromosome 2, fAngAng1.pri, whole genome shotgun sequence includes these proteins:
- the LOC118220353 gene encoding uncharacterized protein LOC118220353, which translates to MIFVLRQLLEKSREQRKDLYIAFIDLSKAFDTINPEILWKQLSKLGVPPKFLSILQQLHDGMQARVLTGGLQSESFKVDVGVKQGCVLALVLFSLLLSAITHLFHHALGHRDGVHLEYRLDGSLFNIRQLQAHTKTKTCQIFELQYADDCAVLAHSPESMQHALNTISGLYQSFGLQVNIQKTEVMVQFTIQPPSPPAYKSMVFHLNRRVFENKNLKISTKVATYNAVCASTLLYGAETWTPYRRHITNLEAFHIQCLQKILGLSGEDRIPHTEILSMTNSICMEAAVAKKHLRWIGHTICMPDHRLPHQALYTAKRAAGGQKRRYKDYTKDLLKHCNINSTHLEPLTLDRSAWQVTCARV; encoded by the exons ATGATCTTTGTCTTACGGCAGCTACTTgagaagagcagagagcagcgcAAAGATCTGTACATAGCCTTCATCGATCTTAGCAAAGCCTTTGATACCATAAACCCTGAGATTCTCTGGAAACAGCTCTCCAAACTTGGGGTACCACCCAAGTTTCTCTCCATCCTGCAGCAACTGCATGATGGGATGCAAGCCAGAGTCCTCACGGGAGGACTCCAGTCAGAGTCCTTCAAGGTCGACGTTGGGGTGAAGCAAGGCTGTGTCTTGGCACTGGTCTTGTTCAGTCTCCTCCTCTCAGCCATCACCCACCTCTTCCATCATGCCCTGGGACACAGAGATGGAGTTCACCTGGAGTACCGCCTTGACGGAAGTCTATTTAACATCCGACAGCTCCAGGCTCATACAAAGACAAAGACCTGCCAAATCTTTGAGCTTCAGTACGCAGATGACTGCGCTGTCTTGGCACATAGCCCAGAGTCCATGCAGCATGCCCTAAACACAATTTCTGGCCTATACCAGTCCTTTGGTCTCCAGGTCAACATTCAAAAAACTGAAGTCATGGTACAATTCACTATTCAACCTCCTTCACCCCCAGCTTACAAATCAATGGTGTTCCACTTAAA CAGAAGGGTTTTTGAGAACAAAAACCTGAAGATCAGCACCAAGGTTGCCACATACAATGCGGTATGTGCCTCCACTCTGCTCTATGGGGCAGAAACGTGGACCCCATACAGACGGCACATCACAAACTTGGAGGCCTTCCACATCCAATGCCTTCAAAAGATCCTCGGCCTGTCTGGGGAAGATCGAATCCCCCATACAGAGATTCTTTCCATGACCAACTCCATCTGCATGGAAGCAGCAGTGGCAAAAAAACATCTTCGCTGGATAGGGCATACCATCTGCATGCCTGACCACCGCCTACCCCACCAAGCCCTTTACACCGCAAAACGGGCCGCTGGCGGACAAAAGAGGCGCTACAAGGACTACACGAAAGATCTCCTGAAGCACTGCAACATAAACTCCACCCATCTGGAACCTCTGACACTCGATAGATCGGCCTGGCAGGTCACCTGTGCCAGG gtttga